Proteins from a single region of Malaclemys terrapin pileata isolate rMalTer1 chromosome 23, rMalTer1.hap1, whole genome shotgun sequence:
- the NAB2 gene encoding NGFI-A-binding protein 2, with protein sequence MALPRTLGELQLYRVLQRANLLSYYETFIQQGGDDVQQLCEAGEEEFLEIMALVGMATKPLHVRRLQKALREWAANPGLFSQPMASLPVSSIPLFKISETGGRKSLSNGHASPGETPGKGGSGLATPPARSPSEPGEKLSPLPAPQWPGRSTPESEGGGAEEDGGQPPFSPGVGGEPAPEQLDPELARTVAESVERLLQSCPRGGEPELRALMKLNKKLAKAVGHIFQLDDGDRRKEEEIRRHSAIYGRGETRRRDGKPLTLHELTINEAAAQFCLRDHTLLLRRVELFSLSRQVARESTYLSSLKGARSHLDESGAVQPKKLKQEVGEQSRPEPLQLPGGSESYAPPYRASLEEDAASLSGESLDGHLQAVGSCPRLTPPPSAAPDLPLSLPAQGLWSRHILQQTLMDEGLRLARLVSHERVGHLSPCLRGKSPGPEFEDGLAEGGPPVPVESRRSSVKVEQETSRQ encoded by the exons ATGGCCCTGCCCCGCACCCTGGGCGAGCTGCAGCTGTACCGTGTGCTGCAACGGGCCAACCTGCTCTCCTACTACGAGACCTTCATCCAGCAGGGCGGGGACGACGTGCAGCAGCTGTGTGAGGCGGGCGAGGAGGAGTTCCTGGAGATCATGGCGCTGGTCGGCATGGCCACCAAGCCCCTGCACGTCCGGCGCCTCCAAAAGGCCTTGCGGGAGTGGGCAGCCAACCCCGGCCTCTTCAGCCAGCCCATGGCCTCCCTGCCCGTCAGCAGCATTCCCCTCTTCAAGATCTCCGAGACCGGCGGGCGCAAGTCGCTCAGCAACGGGCACGCCAGCCCCGGCGAGACCCCGGGCAAGGGGGGCAGCGGGCTGGCCACGCCACCCGCCCGCAGCCCCTCAGAGCCAGGGGAGAAGCTCTCCCCCCTGCCGGCCCCCCAGTGGCCAGGGCGGAGCACCCCGGAGtcggaggggggcggcgcggagGAGGACGGGGGACAGCCCCCCTTCTCGccgggggtgggcggggagccggcCCCGGAGCAGCTGGACCCGGAGCTGGCGCGGACGGTGGCGGAGAGCGTTGAGCGGCTCCTGCAGAGCTGCCCGCGGGGGGGCGAACCGGAGCTGCGCGCCCTCATGAAACTCAACAAGAAGCTGGCCAAGGCGGTCGGGCACATCTTCCAGCTGGACGACGGGGACCGGCGCAAGGAGGAGGAGATCCGGCGGCACAGCGCCATCTACGGGCGGGGCGAGACCCGGCGCCGTGACGGCAAGCCGCTCACGCTGCACGAG CTGACCATCAACGAGGCAGCAGCGCAGTTCTGCCTGCGCGACCACACGCTGCTGCTGCGCCGGGTGGAGCTCTTCTCCCTGTCGCGCCAGGTGGCCCGGGAAAGCACCTACCTGTCCTCGCTCAAGGGAGCCAG GTCGCATCTGGACGAGAGCGGAGCCGTGCAGCCCAAGAAGCTGAAGCAGGAG GTGGGTGAGCAGAGCCGCCCCGAGCCCCTGCAGCTGCCGGGGGGGTCGGAGTCCTACGCCCCCCCGTACAGAGCCAGCCTGGAGGAGGACGCGGCCAGCCTGTCTGGAGAGAGCCTGGACGGGCacctgcagg ccgtCGGCTCCTGCCCCCGCCTCacgccgccccccagcgccgcccccgaCCTGCCCCTCAGCCTCCCCGCCCAGGGGCTCTGGAGCCGCCACATCCTGCAGCAGACGCTGATGGACGAGGGGCTGCGCCTGGCCAGGCTGGTGTCCCACGAGCGCGTCGGGCACCTCAGCCCCTGCCTGCGGGGCAAGTCCCCGGGCCCAG AGTTCGAGGACGGGCTGGCAGAGGGGGGCCCCCCGGTCCCGGTTGAGTCCCGCCGCAGCAGCGTCAAGGTGGAGCAGGAGACCAGCCGGCAGTGA